A single window of Sulfurihydrogenibium subterraneum DSM 15120 DNA harbors:
- the prfB gene encoding peptide chain release factor 2: MILEEIKTKQEEILEKWNNLKDILKPEKLQEEIKVLDSQMADPNFWNDSKKAQEISSKRNYLGEKLEEILKVDKKVKDLQDYIQLLEMEKDENLYTEVEKEIDQLEKELERLEISSLLSEEMDSKNAILTLQAGSGGVEACDWTQMLMRMYLRWAEGKGFQVEIVDYQPDDVAGIKSATIIVKGPFAYGYLKGEQGVHRLVRISPFDANKRRHTSFAAVSVIPEIDEEIKIEINEEDLRIDTFRAGGAGGQHVNKTDSAVRITHIPTGIVVACQSERSQLQNKLKALNMLKAKLYQLELQKQKEKQKELEGEKKDITWGSQIRSYVFQPYQMVKDLRTGYEVGNVEAVMDGDIDGFIESYLKWKAKEKND, translated from the coding sequence ATGATTTTAGAAGAGATAAAGACTAAACAGGAAGAAATTTTAGAAAAGTGGAACAATCTAAAAGATATTTTAAAGCCTGAAAAACTTCAGGAAGAGATAAAAGTATTAGACAGTCAGATGGCAGACCCTAACTTCTGGAACGACTCTAAAAAAGCCCAAGAGATATCATCTAAAAGAAATTACCTTGGAGAAAAGTTAGAAGAGATTTTAAAAGTTGACAAGAAAGTAAAAGACCTTCAAGATTACATTCAACTTCTTGAAATGGAAAAAGATGAAAACTTATACACAGAGGTTGAAAAAGAGATAGACCAGCTGGAAAAAGAGTTGGAAAGACTTGAAATAAGTAGTCTATTATCAGAAGAGATGGATTCTAAAAACGCAATACTCACACTTCAAGCAGGGTCAGGTGGTGTAGAAGCTTGCGACTGGACTCAGATGCTTATGAGAATGTATCTAAGGTGGGCAGAAGGTAAAGGTTTTCAAGTTGAGATAGTTGACTATCAACCAGACGATGTAGCTGGCATTAAAAGTGCAACGATAATAGTAAAAGGTCCTTTTGCTTACGGCTATCTAAAAGGTGAACAGGGAGTCCACAGATTAGTTAGAATATCTCCTTTTGATGCAAACAAAAGAAGACATACTTCGTTTGCAGCAGTATCTGTAATTCCAGAGATAGACGAAGAAATCAAAATAGAGATAAATGAAGAAGACCTTAGAATAGATACATTTAGAGCCGGAGGAGCCGGTGGACAGCACGTAAACAAAACAGATTCAGCTGTAAGAATAACCCACATACCTACAGGTATAGTAGTAGCGTGTCAAAGTGAAAGGTCTCAACTTCAAAATAAATTAAAAGCTTTAAATATGCTAAAAGCAAAACTTTATCAACTTGAATTACAAAAACAGAAGGAAAAACAGAAAGAGTTAGAAGGTGAGAAAAAAGATATTACTTGGGGTAGCCAAATAAGGTCTTACGTATTCCAGCCTTATCAGATGGTAAAAGACCTTAGAACAGGATACGAAGTAGGAAATGTAGAAGCTGTAATGGATGGTGATATAGACGGATTTATAGAAAGCTATCTTAAATGGAAAGCAAAAGAGAAAAATGATTAA